One region of Limnospira fusiformis SAG 85.79 genomic DNA includes:
- a CDS encoding XisI protein: MDTITHDREIVKQVICEYAQLRPSHGEIRLDTVFDDKQEHYALMQVGWDRGRRVRVNLIYIVLREGKVVIEYDGMEAGITQDLIEKGIPENRIILGFLEESNAGRV; encoded by the coding sequence ATGGATACCATAACTCACGATCGCGAAATTGTCAAACAAGTTATCTGTGAATATGCACAACTGCGTCCATCTCATGGCGAGATTCGATTGGATACGGTATTTGATGATAAACAAGAACATTATGCACTGATGCAAGTGGGTTGGGATCGAGGTAGACGAGTCCGAGTAAATCTCATCTATATTGTTTTGCGTGAAGGAAAAGTTGTGATTGAATATGATGGGATGGAAGCGGGAATTACTCAAGATTTGATTGAAAAAGGCATTCCTGAAAACCGCATTATTTTGGGGTTCTTGGAAGAATCTAATGCGGGGCGGGTATGA